A genomic region of Eucalyptus grandis isolate ANBG69807.140 chromosome 5, ASM1654582v1, whole genome shotgun sequence contains the following coding sequences:
- the LOC120293738 gene encoding TMV resistance protein N-like, protein MSREQKNMWNASSDNQEMKKSSEYDYEVFLSFRGPYTHTDIADYLYVSMIDVGIRAYRDYEELCTGEEISGQFLQAIQHSKISIPIFSKGYANSPWCLRDLVKMVESKNIGG, encoded by the coding sequence ATGtccagagaacaaaaaaatatgtgGAATGCCTCTTCTGATAATCAAGAAATGAAGAAGTCATCAGAATATGATTATGAAGTGTTTTTGAGCTTTAGAGGACCATATACTCATACGGACATTGCTGATTACCTTTACGTCAGCATGATTGATGTTGGAATTCGGGCATATAGGGACTATGAAGAGCTCTGCACTGGGGAAGAGATCAGCGGCCAATTTCTCCAAGCAATTCAACACTCAAAGATCTCAATaccaatcttttctaaaggatatGCTAATAGTCCATGGTGCCTCAGGGACTTGGTCAAGATGGTGGAGAGCAAGAACATAGGGGGATAA